A single region of the Kryptolebias marmoratus isolate JLee-2015 linkage group LG10, ASM164957v2, whole genome shotgun sequence genome encodes:
- the gale gene encoding UDP-glucose 4-epimerase: MAEKVLVTGGAGYIGSHCVVELIEAGYQPVVVDNFSNAVKGEGGVPESIRRIEKILNTQVEFHDLDLLDRPGLEKLVKKHSFSAVMHFAGLKAVGESVEQPLLYYRVNLTASMNLLEVMQAHKVHNLVFSSSATVYGDPQRLPIDEQHPVGACTNPYGKTKYFIEEMIKDHCKAEKDWNAVLLRYFNPIGAHISGMIGEDPQGIPNNLLPYVAQVAVGRRQCLSVFGNDYDTVDGTGVRDYIHVVDLAKGHIAALKKLKDSCGCKVYNLGTGKGYSVLQMVKAMEKASGREISYKIAPRRDGDVASCYADPQLAEKELGWKAQFDLETMCEDLWRWQSKNPTGFSNMAAS; this comes from the exons ATGGCGGAGAAGGTGCTGGTCACGGGCGGAGCTGGATACATCGGGAGTCACTGTGTGGTGGAGCTCATTGAAGCAGGATACCAGCCAGTCGTGGTGGATAACTTTAGTAATGCTGTAAAAG GAGAGGGGGGCGTGCCAGAGAGCATACGAAGAATAGAGAAAATTCTGAACACCCAGGTTGAATTTCATGATCTCGACCTTCTGGACCGACCTGGCTTGGAAAAACTCGTCAAAAAG CATTCTTTCAGTGCTGTGATGCACTTTGCTGGCTTGAAGGCTGTCGGGGAGTCTGTGGAGCAGCCGCTCCTCTACTACAGAGTCAACCTCACTGCGTCCATGAATCTGCTTGAG GTGATGCAGGCTCACAAGGTGCACAATCTGGTCTTCAGCAGCTCAGCCACAGTATACGGAGACCCCCAGCGCCTCCCCATAGATGAGCAGCACCCTGTAGGGGCGTGCACCAACCCCTACGGCAAGACCAAGTACTTCATTGAGGAGATGATCAAGGACCACTGTAAAGCGGAAAAG GACTGGAACGCAGTGCTGCTTCGTTATTTCAACCCCATCGGAGCTCATATCTCTGGGATGATCGGAGAGGATCCTCAGGGCATCCCGAACAACCTGCTGCCATATGTTGCTCAG GTTGCAGTTGGAAGGAGACAGTGTCTCAGTGTATTTGGAAATGATTACGACACAGTTGATGGCACAG GTGTGCGAGATTACATCCATGTTGTAGATCTGGCAAAGGGACACATTGCAGctttgaagaagctgaaggacAGTTGTGGATGCAAG GTTTACAACCTTGGAACGGGAAAAGGCTACTCTGTGCTCCAGATGGTGAAAGCAATGGAGAAGGCATCAGGGAGGGAG ATTTCATACAAGATTGCTCCTCGTAGAGACGGGGATGTGGCATCTTGTTATGCTGACCCTCAACTGGCTGAGAAGGAGCTGGGCTGGAAGGCTCAGTTCGACTTGGAGACGATGT gtgAGGATCTGTGGCGCTGGCAGTCCAAGAATCCCACAGGAttttccaacatggctgcctcttGA